A window of the Lactuca sativa cultivar Salinas chromosome 7, Lsat_Salinas_v11, whole genome shotgun sequence genome harbors these coding sequences:
- the LOC111908065 gene encoding small RNA 2'-O-methyltransferase encodes MEAKKEVVNVNPKAIIHQRFGDKAHYNIEEIQEFSSNGCPGLVITQKGPCLYRCCLQLPDLSVVSEVFKRKKDAMQNAAEKALEKLSDPPVENPSDQLVSRLSYLFSNEFYAICHPLSGHFRASLHREGDFNGFVPVSIMPFYDSKISNLCKSIKPEVELKPLDVTSIIMEASARLSDTVFCSKELLSLKRVTPYPPEVLQLVEVSCEKGTHVKVIRVPYMVDKSVDSLTLDVSSNKYYMDAIAQQLGVADASRVLLSRGIGKASSETRLYFCAPKSHQLDVISGNEVKEGHLDEIYLNTRASYLCGQDIYGDAILATIGYLWKSYDLFHEDVSSRTYYRLLLNKVPRGIYKLSREAIFAAELPLKFGTRSNWRGMFPRDILSTFCRQHHLPEPVFSSTTTAKTTPGSEESFKSEVKVFSKDRNLIFHCFPQESYKKQTDAIQHSSLKVLSWLNDFLNTDGNTINGNKGDLVFYPENISKDLLAQIKGNYEKMLGFDGGNQDKMFEYRIEGVESEITPSNGCLVCVGYCVWLVGGEEREIIEKNEEFEFELGSEAVIPDLEAVVGGMSVGQSGYFRTELPPRELIFAANGDSERISVLLSSGNCSLEYTTTLLRVTEPLEDRMEKALFNPSLSKQRVQYAVQQIKDSSATFLVDFGCGSGSLLDSLLDYPTSLERIIGVDISVKALARAAKTLHSKLSNNSSVPIKSSCIKSALLLDGSITTFDSRLYGCDIGTCLEVIEHMSEDQATLFGHIVLSSFLPKLLIVSTPNYEYNVILQKSTPQSQEEEENKNPTKPCKFRNFDHKFEWTRDQFQVWASEIAKKHNYSVEFSGVGGVEGVEPGFASQIAVFKRVCELPEGGELKDVPYDVVWDWRSNE; translated from the exons ATGGAAGCAAAGAAGGAAGTTGTGAATGTGAATCCTAAGGCCATTATACACCAAAGATTTGGGGATAAAGCACATTACAATATAGAGGAAATTCAAGAATTTTCATCAAATGGATGTCCAGGGCTTGTTATTACACAGAAAGGCCCTTGCCTATACCGTTGCTGCTTGCAACTTCCTGATTTATCTGTTGTTTCAGAAGTCTTTAAGAGAAAGAAGGATGCTATGCAAAATGCTGCAGAAAAGGCACTAGAGAAG TTAAGTGACCCTCCAGTAGAAAATCCATCAGATCAATTGGTATCTCGGCTgtcttacttattctcaaatgaG TTTTATGCCATCTGTCATCCACTGAGTGGTCATTTTCGGGCATCTTTGCATAGAGAGGGTGACTTCAACGGTTTTGTCCCTGTTTCCATTATGCCCTTCTATGATTCAAAGATTTCTAATCTTTGTAAGAGCATAAAACCTGAGGTTGAGTTAAAACCATTGGATGTAACCTCAATTATAATGGAAGCTTCTGCAAGATTATCTGATACTGTATTCTGTTCTAAAGAGCTTTTGTCTCTAAAAAGAGTAACTCCATACCCTCCAGAAGTTTTGCAATTGGTGGAAGTGTCTTGTGAGAAAGGAACTCATGTCAAGGTTATTCGTGTTCCTTATATGGTTGATAAGAGTGTTGACTCATTGACTCTTGATGTTTCTTCAAATAAGTATTACATGGATGCCATTGCTCAACAACTTGGAGTTGCAGATGCTTCTAGGGTTTTGCTCTCGAG GGGCATTGGAAAAGCTTCATCAGAAACAAGATTGTACTTTTGTGCTCCAAAATCACACCAATTGGATGTGATATCTGGAAATGAGGTAAAAGAAGGTCATTTGGATGAAATATACTTAAATACAAGAGCAAGTTACTTATGTGGTCAAGATATATATGGGGATGCAATCTTGGCTACTATTGGATACTTGTGGAAGTCTTATGATCTTTTCCATGAAGATGTGTCTTCTCGCACATATTATAG GTTACTTTTGAACAAGGTACCCAGGGGCATATATAAGTTGTCACGTGAAGCCATTTTTGCAGCTGAATTGCCCTTAAAATTCGGGACACGAAGTAACTGGCGGGGAATGTTTCCAAGGGACATCCTCTCCACCTTCTGCCGCCAGCACCACTTACCGGAGCCCGTCTTTTCCAGTACAACAACCGCCAAAACCACCCCGGGATCCGAAGAATCCTTCAAATCCGAAGTAAAAGTATTCTCAAAAGATCGGAATCTGATATTCCATTGTTTCCCTCAAGAATCATACAAGAAACAAACCGATGCTATCCAACATTCCTCTTTAAAAGTCCTCTCATGGTTGAATGATTTCTTAAATACAGATGGAAATACGATAAATGGGAACAAGGGCGATCTCGTCTTTTACCCCGAAAATATCTCGAAGGATTTATTGGCACAAATTAAGGGTAATTATGAAAAAATGTTGGGATTTGATGGTGGGAATCAGGATAAGATGTTTGAGTATCGGATTGAAGGGGTGGAATCGGAGATTACTCCGTCGAATGGGTGTTTAGTATGTGTGGGTTACTGTGTGTGGTTGGTTGGTGGAGAAGAGAGGGAAATAATTGAGAAAAATGAAGAATTTGAATTTGAGTTGGGAAGTGAGGCGGTGATTCCGGATCTTGAAGCGGTTGTGGGTGGAATGAGTGTGGGACAATCGGGTTATTTTAGAACCGAGTTGCCCCCTCGAGAGTTGATCTTTGCAGCCAATGGTGATTCCGAACGGATTTCGGTTTTACTATCATCAG GTAACTGCAGCCTGGAATACACCACAACTTTGCTACGGGTTACCGAACCCTTAGAAGACCGAATGGAAAAGGCTTTATTCAATCCTTCTTTATCAAAACAACGTGTTCAATATGCAGTTCAACAAATTAAAGATTCTTCTGCCACTTTTTTG GTTGACTTTGGTTGTGGGTCCGGAAGCTTACTGGACTCATTATTGGATTATCCAACATCTCTTGAACGAATTATTGGTGTTGACATATCAGTAAAAGCCCTAGCTCGTGCAGCAAAG ACTCTTCATTCAAAACTAAGCAACAATTCAAGTGTTCCAATCAAAAGTAGCTGTATTAAATCTGCTTTGCTTCTAGATGGTTCCATTACAACTTTTGATTCTCGATTATATGGATGTGATATTGGAACATGCCTAGAG GTGATTGAGCACATGTCGGAAGATCAAGCAACTTTATTCGGTCACATTGTTTTGAGTTCTTTTCTACCAAAACTTCTCATTGTCTCCACTCCAAATTACGAATACAATGTAATACTTCAAAAGTCAACTCCCCAaagtcaagaagaagaagaaaacaaaaaccCAACAAAACCTTGCAAATTTCGCAACTTTGATCACAAGTTTGAGTGGACACGAGATCAATTTCAAGTTTGGGCATCCGAAATTGCCAAAAAACACAATTATAGTGTTGAATTTAGTGGTGTTGGTGGAGTTGAAGGGGTTGAACCTGGTTTTGCATCACAAATTGCTGTTTTTAAGAGGGTTTGTGAGCTTCCGGAAGGTGGGGAGTTGAAGGATGTGCCTTATGATGTTGTATGGGATTGGAGGAGTAATGAATGA